From Oncorhynchus keta strain PuntledgeMale-10-30-2019 chromosome 25, Oket_V2, whole genome shotgun sequence, one genomic window encodes:
- the LOC127911907 gene encoding circumsporozoite protein-like → MSPRQGNNVGGATWWPFCAIEGADEEESYRPSGNPDEEESYRPSGNPDEEESYRPSGNPDEEENEEESYRPSGNPDEESYRPSGNPDEEESYRPSGNPDQEESYRPSGNPDQEESYRPSGNPDEEESYRPSRNPDQEESYRPSGNPEEEESYRPSGNPDQEESYRPSGNPDEEESYRPSGNPDEEESYRPSGNPDKEESYRPSGNPDEEESYRPSGNPDEEESYRPSGNPDQEESYRPSRNPDQEESYRPSGNPDEEESYRPSGNPDQEESYRPSGNPDQEESYRPSRNPDQEESYRPSRNPDQEESYRPSGNPDQEESYRPSRNPDQEESYRPSGNPDQEESYRPSGNPDQEESYSYRPSGNPDQEESYRPSGNPDQEEELQTIWKPRSGGGELQTIWKPRSGGELQTIWKPRSGGELQTIWKPR, encoded by the exons ATGAGTCCGAGACAGGGCAACAATGTTGGTGGCGCCACCTGGTGGCCGTTCTG CGCCATCGAGGGGGCAGATGAGGAGGAGAGTTACAGACCATCTGGAAACCCAGATGAGGAGGAGAGTTACAGACCATCTGGAAACCCAGATGAGGAGGAGAGTTACAGACCATCTGGAAACCCAGATGAGGAGGAGA ATGAGGAGGAGAGTTACAGACCATCTGGAAACCCAGATGAGGAGAGTTACAGACCATCTGGAAACCCAGATGAGGAGGAGAGTTACAGACCATCTGGAAACCCAGATCAGGAGGAGAGTTACAGACCATCTGGAAACCCAGATCAGGAGGAGAGTTACAGACCATCTGGAAACCCAGATGAGGAGGAGAGTTACAGACCATCTAGAAACCCAGATCAGGAGGAGAGTTACAGACCATCTGGAAacccagaagaggaggagagttaCAGACCATCTGGAAACCCAGATCAGGAGGAGAGTTACAGACCATCTGGAAACCCAGATGAGGAGGAGAGTTACAGACCATCTGGAAACCCAGATGAGGAGGAGAGTTACAGACCATCTGGAAACCCAGATAAGGAGGAGAGTTACAGACCATCTGGAAACCCAGATGAGGAGGAGAGTTACAGACCATCTGGAAACCCAGATGAGGAGGAGAGTTACAGACCATCTGGAAACCCAGATCAGGAGGAGAGTTACAGACCATCTAGAAACCCAGATCAGGAGGAGAGTTACAGACCATCTGGAAACCCAGATGAGGAGGAGAGTTACAGACCATCTGGAAACCCAGATCAGGAGGAGAGTTACAGACCATCTGGAAACCCAGATCAGGAGGAGAGTTACAGACCATCTAGAAACCCAGATCAGGAGGAGAGTTACAGACCATCTAGAAACCCAGATCAGGAGGAGAGTTACAGACCATCTGGAAACCCAGATCAGGAGGAGAGTTACAGACCATCTAGAAACCCAGATCAGGAGGAGAGTTACAGACCATCTGGAAACCCAGATCAGGAGGAGAGTTACAGACCATCTGGAAACCCAGATCAGGAGGAGAGTTACAGTTACAGACCATCTGGAAACCCAGATCAGGAGGAGAGTTACAGACCATCTGGAAACCCAGATCAGGAGGAGGAGTTACAGACCATCTGGAAACCCAGATCAGGAGGAGGAGAGTTACAGACCATCTGGAAACCCAGATCAGGAGGAGAGTTACAGACCATCTGGAAACCCAGATCAGGAGGAGAGTTACAGACCATCTGGAAACCCAGATGA